From one Musa acuminata AAA Group cultivar baxijiao chromosome BXJ2-6, Cavendish_Baxijiao_AAA, whole genome shotgun sequence genomic stretch:
- the LOC135613910 gene encoding probable beta-D-xylosidase 2, with amino-acid sequence MAPCSLLSILLFLSVAATIAAVSYADDFPPPYDFTHVCDPDRYKKLNLSVAKFAFCDKSLPYRARAKNLVDSLTLQEKVTLLGNQNAAVQRLGLPRYNWWSEALHGVSNFGGGSRFGKNVPGATSFPLPITSAAAFNEQLWKAIGQTVSTEGRAMHNVGMAGLTFWSPNINVVRDPRWGRILETPGEDPFVVGRYAVNFVRGMQDVVGQETAEDPNTRPLKVSACCKHYAAYDLDNWATTGSAVVDRIHFNANVTEQDMVETFLRPFEMCVKEGDVSSVMCSYNQVNAIPTCVDARLLRGTIRNDWELHGYIVSDCDSIDVLLNTQKFLDDTPEDAVAQVLRAGLDLDCGDTYTKYLESATFRGLVKESELDQALINNYVVLLRLGFFDGQPAYDKLTVSDVCSKQHLDLATDAARQGIVLLKNSNGALPLSTKRHKNIAVVGPNSADNSVQIGNYAGVPCKYVTAVDGLRRYASVDHKIGCADVRCQNETFIFPAVRSARNADATVIVAGLNLDIEREDHDRTDLELPGYQNQLIRQVADASKGPVVLVIFSAGGVNVTEFDVSDKISAIVWAGYPGEKGGDALADVLYGSYNPGGRLPLTWYTPEYLLQLPMTSMKLRPVDELGYPGRTYKFYNGTTIYPFGYGLSYTTFSYSVVSTQRYVDKKLAPNSHCTLLRYNQSAYVPPCHAARVDDLDCADDISVTVEVKNTGSLDGSDAVILYSQAPDGILGAPIKQVVGFQRVLVEAGKSSNVTFSLSSCKSLSIVTDSAYVAVPSGRHTFIVGSGDNAVPFAFQVYLRD; translated from the exons ATGGCTCCTTGTTCTCTTCTGTccatccttctcttcctctcagTGGCCGCAACGATCGCCGCTGTCTCTTACGCTGACGACTTCCCGCCCCCCTACGACTTCACGCATGTCTGCGACCCCGACCGCTACAAGAAGCTCAACCTCAGCGTTGCCAAGTTCGCCTTCTGCGACAAGTCGCTGCCTTACCGTGCCAGGGCGAAGAACCTGGTCGACAGCCTGACGCTCCAGGAGAAGGTGACGCTTCTGGGGAACCAGAACGCCGCCGTGCAGCGCCTCGGGCTCCCCCGCTACAACTGGTGGTCCGAGGCGCTTCACGGCGTCTCGAACTTCGGCGGGGGCTCCAGGTTCGGCAAGAACGTCCCCGGCGCCACCAGCTTCCCACTTCCGATCACGTCCGCCGCCGCATTCAACGAACAACTGTGGAAGGCTATTGGTCAG ACTGTTTCCACGGAGGGTCGAGCCATGCACAACGTAGGGATGGCAGGGTTGACCTTTTGGAGCCCTAACATCAACGTCGTCAGGGATCCGAGATGGGGAAGAATCTTAGAAACACCTGGTGAGGATCCATTCGTCGTCGGGCGTTACGCTGTAAACTTCGTGCGCGGCATGCAAGATGTGGTTGGCCAGGAAACTGCCGAGGATCCCAACACCAGGCCTCTCAAAGTCTCCGCCTGCTGCAAACACTACGCTGCTTACGATCTCGACAACTGGGCTACTACCGGCAGTGCTGTGGTCGATCGCATCCATTTCAATGCCAAT GTAACTGAGCAAGATATGGTGGAGACGTTCCTTCGCCCATTCGAGATGTGCGTTAAGGAGGGCGATGTTAGCAGTGTGATGTGCTCATACAATCAAGTCAATGCCATTCCGACTTGTGTCGACGCAAGGCTGTTGAGGGGAACCATTAGAAACGACTGGGAACTTCACGG GTACATAGTTTCTGACTGTGATTCGATTGATGTGCTTCTCAACACTCAAAAGTTCTTAGACGACACACCGGAGGATGCTGTTGCCCAAGTCCTTAGAGCAG GATTGGATTTGGATTGTGGTGATACTTACACCAAGTATCTCGAGTCAGCTACGTTCAGAGGACTGGTCAAAGAAAGCGAACTTGATCAGGCTTTGATCAATAACTACGTTGTCCTCTTGAGGCTTGGATTCTTTGATGGCCAACCTGCGTATGATAAGTTGACTGTCTCTGATGTCTGCTCGAAGCAGCATCTCGATTTGGCGACCGACGCAGCTCGGCAAGGGATCGTTTTGCTTAAGAATTCCAATGGTGCTCTGCCTCTGAGCACCAAGAGGCACAAGAACATCGCCGTTGTCGGGCCCAACTCTGCAGACAACTCTGTTCAGATTGGGAACTACGCAG GCGTTCCATGCAAGTATGTCACAGCTGTCGACGGCCTCCGAAGGTATGCCAGCGTCGATCACAAGATCGGCTGCGCCGACGTCCGCTGCCAGAATGAGACCTTCATATTCCCTGCGGTGAGGAGTGCGAGGAACGCAGACGCTACCGTCATCGTTGCAGGCCTTAACCTTGACATCGAGAGAGAAGACCACGATCGAACCGACCTCGAGTTGCCTGGCTACCAAAACCAGCTTATCAGACAAGTTGCAGATGCCTCGAAGGGCCCTGTTGTTCTCGTCATCTTCTCGGCCGGCGGCGTCAACGTTACCGAGTTCGATGTCTCTGACAAGATCAGCGCCATCGTGTGGGCTGGTTATCCCGGCGAGAAAGGCGGTGATGCCTTAGCCGATGTGCTCTACGGATCATACAATCCTG GGGGAAGGCTTCCGCTGACATGGTACACGCCGGAATACCTGCTCCAGCTGCCGATGACGTCGATGAAGCTTCGCCCGGTCGACGAACTTGGCTACCCCGGAAGGACCTACAAGTTCTACAACGGCACCACTATATACCCATTCGGATACGGCCTGAGCTACACCACTTTCAGCTACTCCGTGGTCTCAACCCAGAGGTACGTCGACAAGAAGCTGGCGCCCAACAGCCACTGCACGCTGCTTCGCTACAACCAGTCGGCCTACGTGCCGCCTTGCCATGCCGCTCGCGTCGACGACCTCGACTGCGCCGACGACATCAGCGTGACCGTCGAGGTGAAGAACACGGGAAGCCTGGACGGCTCCGACGCCGTGATCCTGTACTCGCAGGCCCCGGACGGCATCCTCGGCGCTCCGATCAAGCAGGTGGTGGGCTTCCAAAGAGTGTTGGTGGAAGCCGGGAAGAGCAGCAACGTGACCTTTAGTCTTAGCTCGTGCAAGAGCTTGAGCATCGTGACGGACTCGGCTTACGTTGCGGTGCCGTCGGGGCGTCACACCTTCATCGTCGGCAGCGGTGACAACGCCGTTCCATTTGCTTTCCAGGTTTACTTGAGGGATTAG
- the LOC135615199 gene encoding uncharacterized protein LOC135615199, translated as MIRSTLAPCFLLATWLAAAALGLGERLGAKECEDLGFTGLALCSDCNTLAEYVKDEELVSDCRKCCSEDSNDSISKVTFSGVILEVCMRKLVFYPEVVAFIEEEKDEFPYVKVQYAYASPPKLIMLDGEGNQKEIIRIDNWKREHIRQFLKEKVKHGVAAS; from the exons ATGATCCGATCCACCCTTGCCCCGTGTTTCCTCCTTGCCACTTGGCTCGCCGCCGCAGCCCTCGGCCTCGGCGAGCGACTCGGCGCTAAGGAGTGCGAGGACTTAGGGTTCACGGGTCTCGCCCTCTGCTCCGATTGCAACACCCTCGCCGAGTACGTCAAGGATGAAG AATTGGTATCGGATTGCCGCAAATGCTGCTCAGAGGATTCCAATGATTCCATAAGCAAG GTTACATTCTCCGGTGTAATTTTGGAAGTATGCATGAGGAAATTGGTATTCTATCCTGAAGTCGTAGCATtcatagaagaagaaaaagatgaattCCCATATGTCAAAGTTCAATATGCTTATGCATCTCCTCCAAAACTTATCATGCTGGATGGTGAGGGTAATCAAAAGGAAATCATAAG AATAGACAACTGGAAACGAGAACACATTCGACAGTTCCTAAAAGAAAAAGTGAAGCATGGTGTAGCTGCATCCTGA